The Pseudoalteromonas tunicata genome segment AGGGCATAATTGTTATTGCCGCAACCAACAGACCTGATGTTTTAGACCCTGCGCTACTTCGTCCAGGTCGTTTTGACCGTCAAGTTGTTGTTGGTTTACCTGATATCCGTGGTCGTGAGCAAATTCTTAAAGTGCACATGCGTAAAGTACCATTGTCTGACGATGTTAAAGCATCTGTTATTGCCCGTGGTACACCTGGTTTCTCAGGTGCTGATTTAGCAAACTTAGTTAATGAAGCTGCACTTTATGCTGCTCGTGGTAACAAACGTGTTGTCAGCATGGCCGAGTTTGACGCAGCAAAAGATAAAATTATGATGGGCGCTGAACGTAAGTCCATGGTAATGAGTGAACAAGAGAAAGAAATGACTGCTTATCATGAAGCGGGCCATGCAATTGTAGGTCGCCTTGTACCTGAACATGATCCGGTTTATAAAGTGTCAATTATTCCTCGTGGTCGTGCGTTAGGTGTGACAATGTACTTGCCTGAGCAAGACAGAGTTAGTCATTCAAAGCAGCATTTAGAATCAATGATTTCAAGCCTTTATGGCGGACGAATTGCTGAACAACTGATTTATGGCTTTGAAAAAGTAACGACAGGTGCGAGCAACGATATTGAACGCGCTACTGAAATCTCTCGTAAAATGGTTACGCAATGGGGTTTAAGTGAAAAGTTAGGTCCACTGCTTTATGCTGAAGAAGAAGGTGAAATTTTCATGGGACGCAGTTCAGCCCGTGCGAAAAGTATGTCGAATGAAACAGCAAAAGTGATTGATGCAGAAGTACGAGACCTATCTGATCGTAACTATCAGCGCGCTGAGCAGATATTAAAAGATAATATTGATATTTTGCATAGCATGAAAGATGCGCTGATGAAGTACGAAACCATTGATGCAAAACAAATTGATGATTTAATGGCTCGTCGTGATGTTCGTCCACCAACGGATGCGCACGATAACCACTACAAGCAAAAAGATGAAGTAAAGTCTGAAGATAAACCTGAAAAAGAGGTTGAAACGCCAGACGTTGTTGAGCAAAAGCCAACATCAAAGCTTGATGATCAAGAGCAATAAGCGGTAAAATTGCAATTATAAAACCCCGAGAATTCGGGGTTTTTTATTATTTAATCTTCGTTGCAGAGCAATACTATTATGTATTGATAGGTAATGTATGTCTTTATTACAGTTAAAAAACGGCCGAGTGCTTGACTTGAGCCAGCCCCACATAATGGGGATCTTAAATACTACTCCAGATTCATTTTCTGATGGCGGCCAGCATAATACATTCGACAACGCTGTCATTAAAGCTAAGCAAATGTTAGCGGAAGGTGCCACCATTATCGATATTGGTGGTGAATCAACTCGACCAAATGCGCCCGATGTTGCTTTAGAAGAAGAACTACAACGTACAATCCCAGTGATTAAAGCGTTACGAGCTCAGTCTGATTGTATTATTTCAATTGATACCAGTAAGGCGCAAGTCATGGCGCAAGCGATTGCATCTGGCGCAGATATTATTAATGATGTTCGCGCATTACAAGAGCCTGGCGCTTTAGAGATTGCGGCAGCCGCGAATGTTCCTGTTTGTTTAATGCACATGCAGGGACAGCCTAGAACGATGCAGGCAAATCCATATTATGAAAATTTAATTGAAGATATTCAGGCTTTTTTTCAGCAACGAATCGATGCCTGTCAGCAAGCGGGTATTAAGCTTGAAAATATTATCCTCGATCCGGGTTTTGGTTTTGGTAAAACCTTAAACCATAACTATGAGCTGTTAAAACGGTTGGATGAATTTAATCTATTGGGTTGCGAGGTTTTAGCCGGCCTTTCCCGAAAATCCATGATTGGTAATTTATTAAATAAACCAACAGAGCAGCGATTAGCGGGCTCTTTGGCAGGTGCATTAATTGCAATGCAAAAAGGCGCAAAAATTATACGGGTACATGACGTAGCACAAACAGTCGATGTACTTAAAGTTTGGCAAGCGACAGAACAAGGAATTAAACGTGAGCAATAAAAAGCATTTTGGTACAGATGGTGTACGTGGTTTAGTGGGCGAGTACCCAATTACACCTGGTTTTGCCTTAAAGCTAGGTTGGGCTGCAGGTAAGGTATTATCAAAAGCAGGCACTAAAAAAGTACTTATTGGTAAAGATACTCGCATTTCTGGTTATTTATTAGAAACATCTTTAGAAGCAGGGCTTATTTCAGCTGGGATTAATGTGGTGCTTTTAGGCCCGATGCCAACGCCTGCGGTAGCATATTTGACTCAAACATTTCGTGCCGAAGCTGGTATCGTTATTAGCGCTTCACACAATCCATTTCACGATAATGGGATTAAGTTCTTTTCAAGCCAGGGCCTAAAATTACCAGATGAAGTTGAACTCGAAATTGAAGCAATGCTCGATGAAGAGATGACGTGTGTATCTTCTGAGCTTTTAGGTAAAGCGCGTCGCTTAGAAAATGCAGATGGCCGTTATATTGAGTTTTGTAAAAGCCAGTTCCCAAATGGGATGTCGTTAGCTGGGCTCAAAATAGTCGTTGATTGTGCTAATGGTGCAACCTATCACATAGCCCCATCAGTATTAACTGAGTTAGGTGCTGAAGTTGTCAGTTTTGCCTGCCAACCAAATGGACTCAATATTAATCTTGAATGTGGTGCCACCCACGTTGATGCGTTGGTTCGCAAAGTATTAGAAGAAAAAGCTGATGTTGGTATTGCCTATGATGGTGATGGTGACCGAGTGATGATGGTGGACCGTAAAGGCCGAGTATTTGATGGCGATGATATTGTTTATATTTTAGCATGCCAAGCTCAGCAAGATGGTAGTTTAGGTGATGGCGGTGTCGCTGGCACAGTCATGTCAAATATGGGGCTCGAAAATGCCTTGATTCAACGTGGTATTCCTTTTGCGCGAAGCAAAGTGGGCGACCGCTATGTCATGGAGTTATTGAAAGAAAAAGGCTGGAAAATTGGAGGTGAAAGTTCGGGCCATATTTTGAATCTTAACCTTACTACGACAGGTGACGGTATTATTTCAAGTCTTCAGGTGCTTGCAGCTATGATAGCGCAAAATAAAACGCTAGAAGATTTAGGCAAAGGGTTTGTTAAGTACCCAATGAAAATGATTAATGTACGTTACCCGCAAAATACAGATCCTGTGAGTGATGAGCGAGTGCTAGCAGCGGTGCAAGAAGTTGAAACCGCTCTTGATGGCAAAGGCCGAGTTTTACTTCGTAAATCAGGTACTGAGCCTGTTGTTCGAGTTATGGTTGAAGCTGAACAAGAAAAGCAAGTACTCGATAGTGCGAAAAAAATCGCGCTAGTTGTTGAAAGTGTGAGCAATCAGACTGTTTAATCAAACAATTTTCTTGAATCTTAGGGTGAGTCGAGTTAGTATCTCGCCCGCTAAATGAGTTGGAGTAATTAATGAAATTACGTAAACAAATGGTTGCAGGCAACTGGAAAATGAATGGTTCAGTTGAGCTGGTAAACCAAATTGCCAACGCAATTTCAGCTGTAGAGCTAGATAAAGTAGATGTGGTAGTTTTTCCTCCTTATCCTTTGTTAAATAATGCTTTGCAAAACGAACTTGTGGTAGGTGCACAGTCTGTCTCAGAACATGAAGCAGGTGCATATACCGGTGAAATTGACGCTCAGTTACTTGCTGAGTTAGGTTGTAAATATACTTTAGTTGGGCATTCAGAACGACGCAGCATTTATGGTGAGTCGGATGAAGTTGTTGCTAGTAAATTTCAACGTGCTCAATGCCAAGGATTAATACCTGTACTTTGTGTTGGTGAATCAGAACAAGAACGTGAACAGAATTTAACCGAGTCTGTTGTTTCTCGTCAAATAGATGCAGTAATCAACAAATTAGGTGTGGTGTCTTTAGTTAAGTCTGTGATAGCATACGAGCCGGTTTGGGCGATAGGCACAGGTAAAACTGCAACGCCAGAACAAGCACAGCAAGTGCACAAGTTTATTCGAGACAAAATTGCCTCACTTGATGACGCAGTTTCTCAATCTTTAATATTGCTCTATGGTGGCAGTGTTAATGAAAAAAATAGTGAATTACTGTTTGCACAACCTGATATTGATGGTGGCCTAGTAGGCGGAGCAAGTCTAAATCCAGATAGCTTTGTCAATATTTGTAAAAGTGCACAAGGAAACGTATAGATGTACGAAATTTTGTTGATAGTTTATTTAATTGTTGCTTTGGCACTTATTGGTATGGTGTTAATTCAGCAAGGAAAGGGCGCAGATATGGGCTCTTCGTTTGGCGCAGGTGCATCTGCTACTGTATTTGGTTCAAGTGGCGCTGGCAACTTTATGACCAAAACAACAACAACTCTTGCAGCTGTGTTTTTTGTACTAAGTATTGTTCTTGGTAATTTAACTGCTGGTCAGATTAAGAAGACTGATGAGTGGACTGATTTATCAACAGCTCCTTCAGCTGAAGTTGTAGAGAAAATTATCCCTGCAGCTGAAGATGTACCAGTATCTGAGAACAAAAAGAGCGACGTACCAAACTAAAGAATTTGCCGTGGTGGTGGAATTGGTAGACACGCCATCTTGAGGGGGTGGTGAGCTATGCTCGTGCGGGTTCAAGTCCCGCTCACGGCACCAAATAAAAAAGCCAGTCTTCTGACTGGCTTTTTGCTTTTTAAATTTCATCTATTCTAGAACTTTGCAATTACTTTTACGCCATCAGTTACTTTATTGGCATCGATAAAACCAATCGCATTTTCAGTACTAGCAACAAAATTTATCATTGCAGCGCTATTATCGACTTTTTGTGGTGGCGTACCTTTGCCAGTGAATACCAATTTTGACCAGTATGCATTAACTTGGCTACTCGATTTCTTGAGGACTTTTTCATTAAATTCCGAGGTAATAGGATCACCGTCACCTAAACTTGCGATATCAATTTTATTACCATTAGCAAATGATTTTGTTTTACCTAAATAAATCTTTGCGATTTCATCTTGATCTAGAGTTACTGTTGAAGATGGATGGACTACCACTGCAACTTCAGCCATTACATTTAAACTCGATGATAATAAAAATACCGAAATTAGCTTATTCATATTCAGACTCCTTAAAATACCAAATCTACGCCAAATGCGATTACGTCGCTGTCTTTGTTTGTAATGGCATTATCCACTACCGTGTAGTCGACTTTAAATGCTGCCGATGGATGGAAGTCATAACGAACCCCAAATGAATACGAGCTTGAATCTATAGTTGTTCCTGCAATTGCTGCATTCGTTAAGTCTCGAAGTAATGGGGCATTTGGATTGGTTGGATCTGTTGATAGAGGAAGCGTGCCATAAACAGGGTGAACAAAGGTGGTTGGTATGGTATTAAATTTACTTTTCTCGTGTTCTACATCTCGACTTTCATAGGTCATATGAATGAGCCAATTATCAATTCGATAACCTGCCGCTAGGTAAAACTGCTTTTGTGGCGCGACAAAGCTATCTTTGACCTCCAGTTCGGTATATTCGCCATCGAGTAAAAAGTTTTCATAATCGATTGAGAATCCGATACCTAAAAAACTGCCATCATCTCTTTCAATTAATAAGTCATCAGTTTGCGTTGTTAACCCATAGCTATTTAGACCTGCAATCAAACCTGTAAATTCGGGGGAATTTTGTGCACTAATACTTGTTTCTGCAATTAAATAGGCAGCGCGCAAGCTTAACCAATCGTACGCAAGCGTCCAGTTGATACCGGTAATTGCGTTTAATTTAGCTGGGTCATTATCAGTAAATGTGGCCACATCACCACTGTAAGCTCCTCCAATGAGCTGTAATGTTGAATCCCAACTCCCAAGTTGGGAGTTGTAGACAAAACTAACTCCTTCATAAGTAGAAAATGCGAGGTTATAAACAGATTTAGGTGGACGTATCCAGCGGTAGGCATATCCAACATCAAGAAAATCAGAATAACGATAAAATGGCACTCGCATTCTTCCAGCACTCACTTGGGTATGATCATTGATTTGATAAGTCAGGTAAG includes the following:
- the folP gene encoding dihydropteroate synthase — encoded protein: MSLLQLKNGRVLDLSQPHIMGILNTTPDSFSDGGQHNTFDNAVIKAKQMLAEGATIIDIGGESTRPNAPDVALEEELQRTIPVIKALRAQSDCIISIDTSKAQVMAQAIASGADIINDVRALQEPGALEIAAAANVPVCLMHMQGQPRTMQANPYYENLIEDIQAFFQQRIDACQQAGIKLENIILDPGFGFGKTLNHNYELLKRLDEFNLLGCEVLAGLSRKSMIGNLLNKPTEQRLAGSLAGALIAMQKGAKIIRVHDVAQTVDVLKVWQATEQGIKREQ
- the glmM gene encoding phosphoglucosamine mutase — its product is MYLKFGKRQNKELNVSNKKHFGTDGVRGLVGEYPITPGFALKLGWAAGKVLSKAGTKKVLIGKDTRISGYLLETSLEAGLISAGINVVLLGPMPTPAVAYLTQTFRAEAGIVISASHNPFHDNGIKFFSSQGLKLPDEVELEIEAMLDEEMTCVSSELLGKARRLENADGRYIEFCKSQFPNGMSLAGLKIVVDCANGATYHIAPSVLTELGAEVVSFACQPNGLNINLECGATHVDALVRKVLEEKADVGIAYDGDGDRVMMVDRKGRVFDGDDIVYILACQAQQDGSLGDGGVAGTVMSNMGLENALIQRGIPFARSKVGDRYVMELLKEKGWKIGGESSGHILNLNLTTTGDGIISSLQVLAAMIAQNKTLEDLGKGFVKYPMKMINVRYPQNTDPVSDERVLAAVQEVETALDGKGRVLLRKSGTEPVVRVMVEAEQEKQVLDSAKKIALVVESVSNQTV
- the tpiA gene encoding triose-phosphate isomerase — translated: MKLRKQMVAGNWKMNGSVELVNQIANAISAVELDKVDVVVFPPYPLLNNALQNELVVGAQSVSEHEAGAYTGEIDAQLLAELGCKYTLVGHSERRSIYGESDEVVASKFQRAQCQGLIPVLCVGESEQEREQNLTESVVSRQIDAVINKLGVVSLVKSVIAYEPVWAIGTGKTATPEQAQQVHKFIRDKIASLDDAVSQSLILLYGGSVNEKNSELLFAQPDIDGGLVGGASLNPDSFVNICKSAQGNV
- the secG gene encoding preprotein translocase subunit SecG, which codes for MYEILLIVYLIVALALIGMVLIQQGKGADMGSSFGAGASATVFGSSGAGNFMTKTTTTLAAVFFVLSIVLGNLTAGQIKKTDEWTDLSTAPSAEVVEKIIPAAEDVPVSENKKSDVPN
- a CDS encoding phosphate ABC transporter substrate-binding protein translates to MNKLISVFLLSSSLNVMAEVAVVVHPSSTVTLDQDEIAKIYLGKTKSFANGNKIDIASLGDGDPITSEFNEKVLKKSSSQVNAYWSKLVFTGKGTPPQKVDNSAAMINFVASTENAIGFIDANKVTDGVKVIAKF
- a CDS encoding porin, with amino-acid sequence MKLKLLAGTIAIICSSIPAHAEVRINGFASVIGGMALDKNTELFGYSDELSFENESLFALQISADLQDNLSATAQIVAKGENDYNAEFEWAYLTYQINDHTQVSAGRMRVPFYRYSDFLDVGYAYRWIRPPKSVYNLAFSTYEGVSFVYNSQLGSWDSTLQLIGGAYSGDVATFTDNDPAKLNAITGINWTLAYDWLSLRAAYLIAETSISAQNSPEFTGLIAGLNSYGLTTQTDDLLIERDDGSFLGIGFSIDYENFLLDGEYTELEVKDSFVAPQKQFYLAAGYRIDNWLIHMTYESRDVEHEKSKFNTIPTTFVHPVYGTLPLSTDPTNPNAPLLRDLTNAAIAGTTIDSSSYSFGVRYDFHPSAAFKVDYTVVDNAITNKDSDVIAFGVDLVF